A single Sander lucioperca isolate FBNREF2018 chromosome 24, SLUC_FBN_1.2, whole genome shotgun sequence DNA region contains:
- the pln gene encoding cardiac phospholamban isoform X3 encodes MERVQHMTKSAIRRASQIEVNPQAKRNLQELFVNFTLILICLLLIYVIVLLSS; translated from the coding sequence ATGGAGCGCGTTCAGCACATGACCAAGTCGGCCATTCGCCGAGCGTCTCAGATTGAGGTGAATCCACAAGCCAAGAGGAACCTGCAGGAGCTGTTTGTCAACTTCACCCTCATCCTCATCTGCCTGCTCCTCATTTACGTCATCGTCCTGCTGAGCAGCTGA
- the pln gene encoding cardiac phospholamban isoform X2: MMFDWRPNCKLAVESKHGDPSITLRMLNSIKGSAKNLGERCISDISLSNSNQLCSHPKAERRQKREEVTVLSCVTGTEPLQATLLKKTPRPELISSYQQRFDSPDFTSFKPARTSSVQLRSVQTGPAA; encoded by the exons ATGATGTTTGATTGGAGGCCAAACTGCAAGCTAGCTGTGGAATCCAAACATGGTGACCCATCCATCACACTGAGGATGCTCAACAGCATCAAAGGAAGTGCAAAGAA CCTCGGAGAGCGTTGCATATCTGACATTTCTCTCTCAAACTCCAACCAGCTCTGTTCTCATCCGAAAG cagagagaagacagaaaagAGAAGAGGTCACTGTTTTGTCTTGTGTAACCGGGACTGAACCACTTCAGGCCACGCTGCTGAAAAAAACACCCAGACCTGAGCTCATCTCCAGCTACCAGCAGCGGTTTGATTCCCCTGATTTCACCTCCTTCAAACCAGCCCGGACCAGCTCAGTCCAGCTCCGCTCGGTCCAAACAGGCCCCGCAGCCTGA
- the pln gene encoding cardiac phospholamban isoform X1 produces the protein MMFDWRPNCKLAVESKHGDPSITLRMLNSIKGSAKNLGERCISDISLSNSNQLCSHPKAAERRQKREEVTVLSCVTGTEPLQATLLKKTPRPELISSYQQRFDSPDFTSFKPARTSSVQLRSVQTGPAA, from the exons ATGATGTTTGATTGGAGGCCAAACTGCAAGCTAGCTGTGGAATCCAAACATGGTGACCCATCCATCACACTGAGGATGCTCAACAGCATCAAAGGAAGTGCAAAGAA CCTCGGAGAGCGTTGCATATCTGACATTTCTCTCTCAAACTCCAACCAGCTCTGTTCTCATCCGAAAG cagcagagagaagacagaaaagAGAAGAGGTCACTGTTTTGTCTTGTGTAACCGGGACTGAACCACTTCAGGCCACGCTGCTGAAAAAAACACCCAGACCTGAGCTCATCTCCAGCTACCAGCAGCGGTTTGATTCCCCTGATTTCACCTCCTTCAAACCAGCCCGGACCAGCTCAGTCCAGCTCCGCTCGGTCCAAACAGGCCCCGCAGCCTGA